The following proteins are encoded in a genomic region of Columba livia isolate bColLiv1 breed racing homer chromosome 17, bColLiv1.pat.W.v2, whole genome shotgun sequence:
- the EIF4ENIF1 gene encoding eukaryotic translation initiation factor 4E transporter isoform X7 — translation MDKRGGITETENGDAFLELNRITTKYPHRYTKEELLDIKERPYSKQRPSCLSEKYDSDGVWDPEKWHASLYPSSGRTSPVESFKKDLDSDRTSLMRRIVDPRERVKEDDLDVVLSPQRRSFGGGCHVTAAISSRRAGSPLEKENDGVRVIGGRRIGSGRIISSRNFDKDHRGGEKDLRDSRDVRDRDRDRDYKDKRFRREFGDSKRVFGERRRNDSYTEEEPEWFSAGPTSQSETIELTGFDDKILEEDHKGRKRTRRRTASLKEGIECNGGVAEEDEVQAALANETPADQEVPREAVLQEPAPGEFDFNEFFNLDKSVPGLASMIEDVLGEGSVSASRFSRWFSNPSRSGSRSSSLRSTPHEELERLAAHSGVVLSVEEVEAGLKGLKVEQEGKIATPFMAEQMEEALNVAGSRQIKKDGDMTAFNKLVSSMKASGTLPSQPKVNQSLESHLMSPPEMAGQPLSKNILQELLGPPITRPASSNVLSGLIGGLEPAASLLTQRAPSPPIPPVFPTRAASADYLRHRISSPIGFGQGSQQMLGDPFPGVRKPMSPVTAQMSPLEIQQAALEGLTLPHDLAIQAANFYQHGFGKPQMDKSRDGYRNRQQRMTKSPAPGHRGNASSPAPAASITSMLSPSFTPTSVIRKMYESKEKSKEEPVSGKMKVSDGKDENQRPNEGTKLPALQRSTCSTPLTQANRCTKEQDYRPKSTGRKTPTMASPVPGSPFLRPVHQVPLVPHVPIVRPAHQLHPGLVQRMLAQGVHPQHLPLLQAGMLPPGVDLSHLQGISAPILGQPFYPLPTASHHILNPRSGTPLQLAMMQQQLQRSGTGAQGSPAGAQTSPQNVLPRTGLSHGHTPLDHRPSQRSGSPIGLAKWFGSDVLQQPLPSMPSKVISVDELEYRQ, via the exons ATGGATAAAAGAGGAGGCataacagaaactgaaaatggtGATGCTTTCCTGGAGCTGAACAGAATTACGACGAAATACCCACATCGTTACACAAAG gAGGAACTGCTGGATATTAAGGAGCGTCCCTACTCTAAGCAAAGACCTTCttgtctttctgaaaaatatgaCAG cGATGGTGTCTGGGATCCAGAGAAGTGGCATGCATCTTTGTATCCGAGTTCAGGAAGAACTTCACCAgtggaaagctttaaaaaagatCTGGATTCAGATCGGACTTCTCTTATGCGTAGGATAGTGG ATCCAAGAGAGCGAGTGAAAGAAGATGACTTGGATGTAGTCTTAAGTCCCCAAAGGCGAAGCTTTGGAGGTGGCTGTCACGTAACTGCAGCTATTAGCTCACGTCGAGCAGGGAGCCCCTTAGAAAAGGAGAACGATGGTGTCCGTGTTATTGGTGGCCGTAGGATTGGCAGTGGAAGAATTATCTCTTCTCGCAACTTTGATAAAGACCACCGGGGTGGCGAAAAAGACTTACGTGATTCTAGAGATGTGAGAGACCGAGATCGGGACAGGGACTACAAAGATAAACGCTTCAgg AGGGAGTTTGGTGACAGCAAACGGGTCTTTGGGGAGCGAAGGAGGAATGACTCCTACACTGAAGAGGAGCCTGAGTGGTTCTCTGCTGGTCCTACAAGTCAGTCTGAAACCATTGAGCTCACAGGCTTTGATGATAAAATTTTGGAGGAGGATCACAAAGGGAGAAAACGTACAAGACGACGTACAGCCTCACTAAAAGAAG ggaTAGAATGCAATGGTGGAGTGGCAGAAGAGGATGAAGTGCAAGCTGCCCTTGCCAATGAAACTCCAGCAGATCAGGAAGTCCCTAGGGAAGCCGTCTTACAAGAACCAGCTCCAGGAGAGTTTGACTTCAATGAGTTCTTTAACTTGGATAAAAGTGTTCCTGGCCTGGCTTCG ATGATAGAGGATGTGCTGGGGGAAGGTTCTGTGTCTGCCAGCAGGTTCAGCAGGTGGTTTTCTAATCCGAGTCGTTCTGGAAGTCGGTCAAGCAGCTTGAGATCTACACCACATGAGGAACTGGAGAGGCTAGCAG CACATTCAGGAGTTGTACTTTCTGTGGAAGAAGTTGAAGCTGGGCTAAAAGGCCTGAAAGTGGAACAGGAGGGAAAAATTGCTACTCCATTCATGGCTGAGCAAATGGAGGAAGCATTGAATGTCGCTGGCTCCAGACAGATCAAGAAAGATGGAGATATGACTGCATTTAACAAACTGGTCAGCAGTATGAAAGCAAGTGGGACTCTGCCTTCCCAGCCCAAAGTCAAC CAGAGCCTTGAGAGCCACTTAatgtcacctccagagatggcAGGCCAGCCTCTGTCCAAGAATATTCTGCAG GAACTTCTTGGTCCACCCATTACCAGACCTGCTTCATCAAATGTCCTTAGTGGCCTGATAGGCGGTTTGGAACCTGCAGCCTCTTTACTGACGCAGAGAGCACCTTCTCCTCCTATTCCACCCGTGTTTCCAACTCGTGCTGCTTCTGCAGATTACCTGCGCCACAGAATATCTTCACCCATTG GTTTTGGACAAGGTTCTCAGCAAATGCTGGGTGATCCATTTCCAGGTGTAAGGAAGCCCATGAGTCCGGTTACTGCACAG ATGAGTCCCCTGGAAATACAACAAGCTGCATTAGAGGGACTAACATTACCACACGACTTAGCCATACAGGCAGCGAATTTCTATCAGCATGGCTTTGGCAAACCACAAATGGACAAAAGCAGAGATGGCTACAGAAACAG GCAGCAACGAATGACTAAATCACCTGCGCCAGGACACAGAGGGAATGCGTCTtctccagcccctgcagcatCAATTACTAGCATG CTGTCTCCTTCCTTTACACCTACCTCGGTGATTCGCAAGATGTATGAGagcaaggaaaaaagcaaagaggagCCAGTTTCTGGGAAAATGAAAGTCAGTGATGGGAAAGATGAAAATCAGAGGCCAAATGAAG GTACCAAACTACCTGCACTGCAACGCTCCACATGTTCCACACCTCTTACCCAAGCAAATCGTTGCACCAAAGAGCAAGACTACAGGCCTAAGTCAACTGGTAGAAAGACTCCTACaatggcctccccagtgccaggaAGCCCTTTTCTTCGTCCTGTTCATCAAGTACCCCTTGTTCCCCATGTACCCATTGTGCGACCTGCTCATCAACTGCATCCAGGATTGGTCCAGAGAATGCTGGCACAGGGGGTTCATCCACAGCATCTTCCTCTACTGCAAGCAG GAATGCTTCCTCCTGGAGTGGATCTGTCTCACTTGCAGGGAATATCTGCTCCCATCCTTGGCCAACCCTTTTATCCACTACCAACAGCCAGCCATCACATCTTAAACCCACGCTCTGGGACACCTTTGCAGCTTGCGATGATGCAGCAGCAGCTACAACGATCAG GCACTGGAGCACAGGGATCACCTGCTGGTGCACAGACAAGCCCTCAGAATGTGCTGCCTCGGACTGGATTATCTCACGGGCACACACCGCTCGACCATCGCCCCAGCCAGAGAAGTGGCTCTCCCATCGGCCTTGCAAAATGGTTTGGTTCAGATGTCTTGCAGCAGCCTCTCCCTTCCATGCCATCCAAAGTCATCAGTGTAGATGAACTGGAATACCGGCAGTGA